The Antechinus flavipes isolate AdamAnt ecotype Samford, QLD, Australia chromosome 4, AdamAnt_v2, whole genome shotgun sequence genomic interval aatgagaatgatgaagaGGACAGACAAGGGGATCATGATTCTTGGAGAGGGGAAGACGACTGTCAGGAGGAGACCCAGAACTCTCAGCAAGCCTGTTCTCACAGCTCTGACATCGAGGCTCAGATTCTAATCCCCCAACACCTCACCCAGCCCTAACCCTTTGTGGGAAGCATATAACTGAAAAGGAGCAGGGTTCAATGATTTTTTAGAATTGACGCCTGCTCAATTCTTCAGACATGGTGACTACAATCTTATTGAAAGAGGGGACATGAGGTTGGAATGACAAATTAGCAATAGAGTGAGTGACTTTAGAAAACTGAAGGATAGATAGTCTAGTTTTGTTACAGAAAGCAGAGAAGCCACCTGGATTGTGGGCTGAGAAATGACCGTGGGTAACTTCAGAGAGCAGTTTTAGCTGATGATATTGGCAGCCAGATTTTTAAGATCTGGGGAGTGACTGGGTAAAGACAGTCAATATAGATGGTCTTTCCAAGGGATTGGTCTGAAAAAGGCAGGAGAGCTCAAGGACAATAGATAGAGGGGACAACAAGGGCTCCTGATGTCAAAGAAATGAGGTAGAGTAAGGAGCCAGGGGTACATTGGACAATTAAGACTTGTAGATGATGTCCAGACGAGAcaaatcagcaaatatttcttttgacAACGAGTGTCCTAATAAGTCcaaaacagttttatttttgaaatcaaaTCCATTCTTCCCATGGATAAATTTCCAAGTATTCATCTTGCTTCTGTATTAATTCCACCATGTATTTCTAGCCCCATTGTTTTGAAGGTATTGGTGGCCCTTTTAGCTGTTGAAGCTAAATTAGGAGAAGCAGATTATCAGGGTGAAGATTTTAACACCTCTCTTTCCCAAGACCTCTGTGGTcatattgcttattattattatttattattattattagtcccatGCTTATTATTTCTAGGACCATCATCTCCCTGCAGAATTTCAAGACCCCTCCCCTCCCAAATCCCTTTCACTGTGCCTTCAATGACTCTGTAGAGATTTGCTCAGAAAACCTTCCTGAGTTCTCCTTCTTCATCAACCACCTCTTCCCTTTTATATTAGAAACCTGAGAGGCAcctgaggaagaaagaagagtgctagatttagagtaagaggtcctgagttcaaatttaagctttcttctttcttattcttatgTGATCTTCTGCGATCTTAGgtaaattaattctcttttctgggccttagtttcctactctgtaaaaAGATGAAGGAATGGTTTTTTTTAGGGGAGGGGCGTGTCTCTAAGGTCCTTCCTGCCTTGAATCTAAGCTGTTATGATCCTGCTTGTTCCTCTGCAGAACACAGActactttctttctcattctctaaaATGTTCCCAGCCAGAGCACCATACCCATCACTCCTCCCACAGCTCCAGGCTTCCTCTCCTTGTTTCTCTAGAATAATTTTGTATTTGGAACAGAGTGTAGGCTGCTCCAAGTTCCCAGGCTCCTCTTCAATTTCTGTTGTGTCATCTTTCACTTCAGTTTTTCAGAGACTGTGTTCCATGACTTACAGCTGCAGTTCCCAAGAGAAAGGTCTTCTTTTGGGGAGGAGCTGtctggatctttgagtttatcatgATTGGGAGCACCTGCTGCAAAGATTCCCTAGTAACCTTCTCACTTGTAATGTTAGAGAGGTTGCTGTGGGTGAAATGattttgcctagggttacacagttagtatgAGCCAGAGTcagaattggaactcagatctttaaGAAGAATATTGACATTGAAAAGATGGATTGCTATTTCTGAGAGTGGCTTGGGatcattaaaacaactctgtgagttCCCATGAATAATCCAAATTGTAAATTCCATCTTTCCCCGCAGAGGAAAGCTTCTGTCACTGTGGGTGGACTCTTCCATGGCTGATTTATGGGAGGTCATGAACAAGAGTTTTATAGAATGGGCAAGCATAGGTGAGTGTGATCATGATGTTTGAGAGAGGGCCCCATTAGTGAGATCCAAGCTCAAGGAATTTTAGAACAAAAATTTTCACAGAGCATCTCATTtgctccttttcatttttccatggAGTAGCTAATGTAGAAatttctatctccattttacagttgagaaaacagtctcagagaagttaactgacttgtctagagtcagaTAGTGGTAGAACTAAGATCCGAACTCAgagcctttgatttttttttttaatttttatttaataattactttatattgacagaatccatgccagggtaattttttttttttacaacattatcccttgcactcgtttctgttctgatttttcccccctctctccctccaccccctcccctagatcgcaagcagtcctttatgtgttggatatgttacagtatatcctagatacaatatatgtttgcagaaccgaacagttctcttgttgcatagggagaattggattcagaaggtataaataacccacgaagaaaaacaaaaatgcagatagttcacattcgtttcccagtgttctttctttgggtgtagctgcttttgtccgtcatttatcaattgaaactcaggtctctttgtcaaagaaatccacttccatcaaaatatgtcctcatacaatatcattgtcgacgtgtataatgatctcctggttctgctcatttcacttagcatcagttcatgtaagtctcgccagtcctctctgtattcatcctgctggtcatttcttacagaacaataatattccataacattcatataccacaatttacccagccattctccaattgatgggcatccattcattttccagtttctagccactacaaatagggctgctacaaacattttggcacatacaggtccctttctcttctttagtatttctttgggatataagcccaatagaaacactgctggatcaaatggtatgcacaatttgataattttttgggcataattccagattgctctccagaatggttggattcgttcacaactccaccaacaatgcattagtgtcccgattttcccgcatcccctccaacattcatcattattttttcctgtcatcttagccaatctgacaggtgtgtagtggtatctcagagttgtcttaatttacatttctctgatcaataatgatttggaacactctgtggtaatagtttcaatttcatcctctgaaaattgtctgttcatatcctttgaccatttatcaattggagaatggcttgatttcttataaatttgagtcagttctctatatattttggaaatgaggcctttatcaagaGCCTTTGATTTTGAATCTTCTGGATTTGCCTCCAGATATGAGAAAAACAGTAGATCAGTAGATAAAATTGTAGGGAAAAAAGAACCATTTTGACTCATTTCTCTGCCCAATCCTTCCAGCTTTTGGCCAAAGAAAGTATTGCAACCTTGTCCTTGctgttccttttcttcccttgctCATGATTCTGCTGAAACACAGAGCAGCCCAAGCCCAGTTCCAGGAAGCCCCTGGCCCCCCTGACCCCCCTGGTCAGTGTAACCAGAGTCTATGCCTTCCACATATCCCAATAATTCAGTGGTCCAACTTGTTCCACTTTTCTGAGAGCCAGGGAGTTGGATTTAGAGAGGGTCAGAAGAAGGCCCTATCCCTACCCCCAAATGCAAGGGAAGGAGACACCTCCAATtagaaaaaacccccaaaacaaacaaaaacaaacaaccaaacaatTATTAGTAGATCAGGAATTTTTAGGAACAATTAACTGCTCTACCTCCCattagcagcttctactttcCTGACTTTCCcctcacaattaaaaaaaattggattttcaCATAATAATCTGAAGCAGAGGTCAGATATGGAAATGATAAAGATGGAGAAGACAACAAGGAGATCATGGTCTTTGGAGCAGAGAGGAGGCAGTCTTCAGGAGGAGGCACAGAGCTCTCAGAGTGTCTATTCTGATTGCTTTCCACCCTTCATTTCTGATTAGTAGATGACTGAGAAGGAACAAGATTTAACAACATTCACTGAAGGGACATGAATGTGAGTCTTCAAAAGTACTGATGGTGGCACTATTTTATTGCAACAGAAGTGagattgaaaggaaaaggaagcaatgGATCGGGTGCCTTTATACTTATTGTTCCAACCATCCGGTTTCCAGTCTATCCATTCATGCTGGGGCAGAGTGAGGCTGGGGACCAGGACTCTTTTGTCTCTATTAAAAGATGTAGTTGCCTCCTATCTAGAGAATTGGTGAGAGTGGATTCAAGGAAAGGGTTCTGATTTGCATGTCCAAGAGGGAGATattgaatgagatgaggtgagatctttcaagatagttgtgaaaatcaagtaagactTCATCTactcagagtttgagtaggcctgaaggactttgagcatTGATCCAAGGACATACTTAATTCCCTTTCCTGCTATCCTCCcgtgacatcattttctccctatttcagtcaaatatgagcaactatgtacttattggtcaagttcaatttcttgggtagttcctgcatttagaatgtaagatcctcagccaatgaggatgagggttaGTGGTGGGAAGgggtatttgcgttagggattaaaagtgttaagtcccagaaggtgcttcctcccttctcctgagaatgtataataaactttgctttgctctCTCCAGcttgtttttattaaatggtgacccctcaacAATTCTGAACCACACAATATGAAATAATCTAACGGCTAAACCCCTATTTCTCAATACATAGCAGCATAATCGGGCAAAACAAATTCCTCTATTAGCCACATTTGAAAATGTATgtctttttcagaattttaaattcatCTCCCCTTTGTCAGGTGGTGAATGGCACATTTCATGTTCCTTCTTTTGAAGTtgtattttactattattttaatcagaatttgaaagtttttcattagattgtaagtttcctCAAATATCTGCTAAAATCCAACCTTTTGCCCCAAACCTTTTCCTCATCCTCCTATGCTAAAACTTTCTCTCTGAGGTTATCTTCAGTTTATCTTATTTATATCTTGTTTGAACATGAttattttgcatgttgtcttctcatGATGGCAATTTcccaattcttcttgacttccCAGAGTATTTTCTTTCAGCAGTGTGAAGTGGAGATGGATGGCCTCTGCCATCTTCTCACTCAAAATTGGATACCTCCTTAATGTTCCTAAATGGATACTCCTGTTTGAGGAGATCTGTCTGAAAATTGGATATTGAACCTCTTACTAACTCTGACCCATCCTTTATGCCAGATCTTCATCTTTATCAATAAGAAATGAATCCCACATGAATGGGCCTTGAactgagagaaatgatttttaaataagcaATATTGGGGAGATCcagagttttttcctttcctattttctaaCTTACTGTTTGATTAAATTAGATCTGAAAGACACTGCTGATAATGAGATTAAATTAACTTTCTCCTCAATCTTGTTTAGACCTCATTCAAGTGAAGTAGTCTACTGTGTTCTGTTCAGACTTGAGAGGTAAGTGGGGATGGATCCTTTGTCTAGATTGCCTGGGGCTGGGAGTAATAGTGACACAATTGTCCCTTAGTTCCTCATTTAGAATATTCtcattataatcatttttaaactAATTGTTAATCAATCATAGTTGATTGTCACTTGTTCCAAGCACATATAAAGATCAAGAAGCTGCCATAATACATCTCTGATCCACAAGAGATGGCTAAATGActattactttttattaattaCTCATTAGTCATAGTAAATAAAATGATTACTTATCCAGAAACTATCATTCAAACTATTTTTGTGTCACAGAACAAGGGTACATATGGAGTTGTAAAGGAAGAGGCAGAACAAGGATATCTGCTCTGAATCCAAGAGAGCCCCACCTGACTTTTCAGATTCTAGAGATCATCAGGAAGAAGATATGACTTTATATTTCTGGAGGGTGTTTGAAGTGTTTAATCGTTGGAATGAACTGGAAGCAACTCTTACTGACTCTTAAGAGCTAAGATCCAACTATTTAGAATTTTCACTATGAACATTTACTCTCCCCACCCTCtctacctcccctcccccagaaatGGTTACATGCTGTAAATCAGGAGCTTGATTTCTTGTTtggttgattgtctagacttataTAGATAATAGATTGTCTAGACCTAGAGAAAATACTAATAAGACAAATTGAACTTAGAATTGTGtcatttgtccttttttccctcagaaaaTGTTGTAGCTTGTTTATACCCagcctctatttctctttttaccttggGCTATACTCTGGAGACTAGTATCCCATGAGTCCTAGTTATACAACAGACCCAGAAGaaaagtcttttttgtttgttactCTAGACCTGAGATGGCCACATACTGGAAGGGAATGTATACCCACTGAGGCTGGTTAGCCACTGATTGTAATTTAGTGTTAGAATGCTGCAGGAAGCACTGAAGAGCTGACTCATTCACTTGTGCTCATGAAGTTAATACGTGTCAGAGGAAAGATGCTTCCTGAAGAAAtactgagaatttttaaaaactggaccCTTGTTTCAGGGAAATTTATGGGGTCATTAAAAgaaatgtgtaatttttcaaaGGTAGTAGAATGTGTTCCATCAGTGTTCATCAGAAGAAGGCTTTCAGAACTTTGATTTGATCCTTCTGAGATTGATTGGAAACATAGGCAAGCATCATATAGGATTGGCAGAGGTAGATGAGTTGTGAGCTTtataatcatagaatcatagattacaaatggaaaagaatctaagaaagggaaagaggaaggaaacaagtatttattcagcatttactatgtgacaggtactttgctaagaactttacaaatattccttGATTCTCACTACAACCTTGTGAGATGGGggctattatgatcctcattttactgaggaggaaactgaggcaaattgaagCTAAGAGACTTTTCCAAGGTCCCTgggctaggaagtgtctgaggctagatttgaagtggGTTAGCCATCAGTTTTAATGAGGACCATGGATTCACAGTTACTTCTGTATCACACAAAGGGAAGATTGAATTTGAGAAGAgcacttttcctttatttttgtggTCAATTATCATCATTTCATTCATCCCAAGCATCAGTCTTAATACATCGTCACTCTCTCTTCTTGTTCCAAATGTAGCCTcctatttctccttctctccctatcCACCCTTCTTTTTTGGTccttaatattctttttcagCCCTAATTCATTCTGACCTTTAGCTTTTCCATTGCTATTCTAACAATCAAATCTTGGTGTTGCTTTTATAAGACAACTAGGGGATGAAATAGATAAGAATGCTAAGTTCTCaggatcagaattcaaattttgtcttaGACTAGGGATAGGTAATATCTAGCTCATGGACCTTATAAGGACTGCAAAATCATTCAACTTCAGATGATGATGAACGGGAAGTTAGGTACAACAagctcccactgcttgagtttttaTAAGTTGACAATTTTGTATGGCCTgcgaatgatgttataaatatctatgCCATAAGTAGAAGAGCTATTATCTTCTTAACTTACCTTAATGctcatttcttcattcaaaagGTGACAGAATCAGTAAGAGGAAATTCTGGATTATCACTAATGGGGATGGGGGTGGACCCTGTTTGTTGGGGTGAAGATTATGGGAACTCTAAAGAGCTGTGAAAAGAGTGATCATTACTTCCTAGAATTTatgatagaagagagaaaaagtggaCATAGGATCTACACTAAATTTTGGGATAGCAAGTTTCATAGaattaagaagaagaaatggacaggGTCCCACAGGCTAAAATTTCATGGCATATGTCAGCCTGGGAGGACTGGGAAATCATTgagaaagaaattctgaaaagcacaaaagaaaacaattctgaagaacaGGGAAAATGAGTTCTCTGAAAAGACCAGTGTAGGCATATGAAGAATTCACCAGTCAACTTATtattcttaaataaatattttttgcaattacatataaaaatatttttaacatacattaacaaaaatttgaattccagaattctagttttttcccccctctctctcaaCTCCCCCATTCTTGAAATGGTAAGTTATgtgatatagcttatacatgtgctatcatgcaaaatatatttttatattaatcatgttgtgaaaaaagacaGACACCCAAAAAAACACCCAACCCCCCTTCcccacacaaaaagaaaaaataatatgctttgatttgcattcagatttcatcattctttctctagatgttgatagcattttcatcatgaatctacTGGAATTgtgttagatctctttgttgctgagaatagttaaatcattcaagttgatcattgtataatgtttCTGTGTTCAATGTGttcagtgttctggttctgctcatatcactttgtatcagttcatgtacaaCTTTGTTGAAAACATAGACAAAAGTCATATAAGATTGGAAGATGTGGATGAGTTGTGAGCTTtataatcatagaatcatagattacaAGTGGGAAAGAAtgtaagaaagggaaagaggaaggaaaaagtatttattcaGCATTTACTATGTGATAAGCACtttgctaagaactttacaaatattctcttgaTCCTCACTATAACTCTGTGATATGGGGGATATTATGaccctcattttactgaggaggaaagggagattttttaaagatttaaggaaattaaaaaaggaaatttttaaaaagatctataTAGAAGGCAGAAGGAAGGTCAGGTAATGCAAAATGATATAAAAGCTTGGCATACTCCTGTGAAAATAGTGTCAGGAGTGCTCAATCTCAGAATGAGTTGTGATTGGTAAGGGAAGACAAGGACAACAGAAAGAGTattgtacttttaaagaaaattaaaggaaagagtagtatcaaagaaatcataaaactacTAAAAACCAAATACgtaaataataacataaaaaagaaagaataacattGAAACTTCAGGTGGATGGGATGATAAGAATgactaagctttaaaaaaatgattctcttgatattcttgactttttgttcttctagatgaattctgttcattttgttctagctctataaaatgattctttgataggccactgaagatttttgatgAAGAGAATTACATAAGCTGACCCTGAGcttcaggaaaattattttggttgcTACATAGAATATAGGTTAGAGGGAAGAGAAGGTAATTAAGAAGCAATTTGAATGGTCTAGACTAGAGATGAGAGGATTGATCTGAGGTGATGACTATGTAACTGGAAGAGTGGGGATCAATGTAATAGATATTGTGGAGGTAATATGGATAGAAACTGGCTGCTGTTTGGAATGGGGATTGGAAGTTAGtcagcatttttttcaaatacaggataCCATCTCTCCTAGGACTGCCCCagtgtatataaaatagatgtgcAAAGTTTTCTTCTAAGGAGAATAGCTGCTTTGCAAAGGAAGATAGGACTATAACTACCAGTTTTAAAATGGAAAGGTATTGATTAAGCCACATCCTAGTCACTCTTCCCCAAATTCATTATATCCTCTGACTTCAGGTATTCCTAAGCTCTACTTAAGCCTTTTTAGACTTTCTCTGAAATTCCTCCATTCCATCAGAACCTCAGATTCATCCATCAAGAGCTTGAAAGGATCGCAGAAAGCAAGTAGTCCCAAACCtccagattaggaaactgaagcccatggCAGGAGAAGAGATTTAATCTACaacattcattttacatatgaagaaacctggattcaagtagGTAAAACAGTTTGTCCAAGATCCcacaagaaaagaaggaaaagacagttTCAATTCAGTCCAGTGtagcttaatttatttattaaaaaaatttttttttactttcttcaaatACTTTGGTCAAAGGAAACCATGGCTCATAGAAAATGTTCAGAATATATTTGTGGGTCAGTCACTTTGTCACCAACTCTTACAGACATTAGCACCATGAGATCAGTCTTTGAGGTGATGGAGAAGGATAAGGGACATGGAGGGAGAGAATGATACATAGACTACAAACATCTTATAAACAACacaatttaacattaaaaaataagttataggcattaaatatgataaaaatagctTAAATTGTAATTAGTGACATTCTAGAGCTTTGAGTCAAGACCAGCTTGACCCAGATGTCACCAGTGGGGGTGGTAGAGACTTTCTGGCTCTGGTTCCTTATTCTTCAAACTGGCAGGAACTTGAACTCTTTTCCCCAAGCTTTCAAGCCTCTCTTCTCTTCAACTCTTTGATATACTTCTGGACCCATGGTTCACGAGGGTTGGCACAGACTTTATAACCCTTTTTGGTGAAGAATCTGTGATACAAgaagtaaagatgaaaaaacagagaaattcaACTTCTaggtaaagaagaggaaattactATTAGATCTggatttctttgtctctctgacaCTAGAGGCAGCTAAGACCCATTCTCCTTTTTGGGGTAATCATTCCTGTATCTTTAAGAaccacccccccaccccatccaTTCTTTGGAGCAGTAGTTTCCAAACTGTAATCCAGGAAACCCCTAGAAGTCCCAGAAACCCTTTCAAAACTATTCATAATAATTCTaagatgtaattttaaaaaatatgataaaatagatAGAGATAGCCCATCTAAAAACTGGTCTTTAGGATCACCaacaatttttaagaatgtaaaggaGAATTGCTCTGAGGGACTTTGGTCTCTCCTTGATTTCCCTTCATTCTAGCCCTCATATTTTAGTAAGAACAGCTCCAAATTGTCACTCTACATGCTTCAGCTCCAGGCTCAAAGCCAtagatctttatttttcattttctatctctcccttATGCTCAGCTAGAACATCAGCCCCAATGCCTCAGAATTATGGAAACTTTCTTCTGGGAGACGTGGCtggatttttcaaaatttattttagcagaggctttttttcttcctcccaggTCTTGACAATTTGCCCCCACATAATCCTTGCCTCTCTTCCTCAAACATGGTGATTGGCATCTCTACTCACATGATGGCTGGCTGGGAACATTGACTACTGGTCTCATAATGATTCACTACTAATGCTCGAGGGATCTTCCGGGAGATATAGGAATAGCAG includes:
- the LOC127562116 gene encoding C-C motif chemokine 4-like, whose translation is MKSSVAILSVLIITFYQVSSLTVGSDIPTACCYSYISRKIPRALVVNHYETSSQCSQPAIIFFTKKGYKVCANPREPWVQKYIKELKRREA